The sequence CTGAAGTTCCCGGATCTGCTTGCCTTCCCATGGCGAGCCGCCGGGCAGGGCGACGGTCTCGAGCTTGGCATTGCGCAACATCGATGGCAGGGCCGGAGCGTGATGGGGCGACAGGGGCAGGGGTTCGGCCTCCTCCGCAAAGGTGTCGTGCAGAGCGGATTGAGCGCGGGAATACAGACGAACCGATCCCCGATAAAGGAAAAATCCGGTGATCGCCGCGACGATCAGGGCGAGGAGGAGAAGATTGCGCGACGGCAGGACGGCGGAACTGAGCAGCAGGATCAGCAGGATGAGGCCGATCGTAGCCGCTGTCGTAATGACCCCGGTGATGATGGCCTGGATGCCTGCGGCGCTTGCCCCTGCCTTGGCGGTATTGACGCTGATCTCGGAGATCAGCATTGCCACCACCTCCAGCTTGCGCCAGACGGCGATAAGCAGCGGGAAGCTGATCAGCATGGCCGCCAGCCAGCAGGCAGCTTTGGCTCCATCGACTCCGCCGGGGAAGTGATCCCATTGCGAGACCACGGTGCGATACAGAAAGGCCGCCGCGATGAAAATGCCGGTGACCATCAGCAGGTTGATCCCGATCTGCATGCCGAGCTTGGTCAGGATCTTGCGCTCCATGTTGCGTCCGCTCCGCGCAGTGAGACTGCCCACCCAGAGCGAATACGCCTCCATACCTTTGACGAGTGGTTTGGGGGCGATCCGATCAAACCAGCCGACCAATCCATCGGAGGCCTGGATCAGGTAGGGCGTCGTGAGCGTGGTGATCGACGACACCGCCACGGCGATCGGATAGATGAAGTCGCTCGTGACCCGCAGGGATAGACCGAGGGCGGCGATGATGAAGGAAAATTCGCCGATCTGCGCCAGACTCATGCCGACACGCAGGGAGGTCCGAGCGTCATTGCCCGCCACAAAGGTACCCAGCGAACAGGCGATGACCTTGCCCATGATGACGACCATCGAGATGATCAGGATGGGCCACGCATATTTGAGGATGAGCGTCGGGTCGATCATCAGGCCGATCGAGACGAAGAAGACCGCGCTGAAAAGATCCCGCACCGGGAGCATGAGCGTCTCGATGCGGTAGATGTGACGCGATTCCGCAATGATGGCGCCGATGAGGAAGGCGCCGAGCGCCACGCTGTAGCCGAGTTTCACAGTGATCAGCGCGACGCCGAAGCACAGGCCGATCACGGTCACGAGCATCATCTCGTCGCTCTTGAACTTCGCTACGTAGTTCAGCAGACGCGGTACGATGATCAGGCCGAGAACGAGTAGGATTCCCAGGAACGACCCGAGACTCAGGATCGTCATTCCGATCTCCGGAGCCGAGACCTCGCCTGTCCGCGCGAAGCCTGAGAGCAACGCGATCATGACGATGGCAAGGATGTCCTCGACGATGAGAATGCCGATGATCAGCGAGGCAAAATGGTCGTTCTTTTTGCCCAGCCCCTCGAGGGCCTTGATGATGATGGTGGTCGAGGAGATGGAGAGGATCGCCCCGAGGAAGATACTGTCCATCTGGCTCCAACCAAAGACCCGGCCGAGTTCGTACCCGACGAGGATCATGAGGAGGATCTCCATGGTCGCACCGATAACGGCTGTCGCACCGACCTTCTGGAGCTTGCGGAAACTGAATTCCAACCCCAGCGCAAACATGAGGAAGATCACGCCGAGCTCGGCCAGGGTCTCGATGCGGTGCTCGTCGGCGATAAGGGCAAAGGGCGGAGTATGCGGACCGACCAGCACGCCTGCCAGGATGTAGCCGAGCACGACGGGCTGTCGGAACTGGCGGAAAAGCACTGTCGCCAGCGCCGCCGCGATCATCACAATAGCCAGGTCCTGTAAGAGCGTGTCGTGCATCCTCTTTCCTTTTGCATTAACGGCCCGGCAAATGTCCAACGAAGAGGGTAAAAACTTCTGTCACCCCGCCCGGAGGCTGGTCGGAGCTAACTTTCGGAAAGGAAATGAGCGACCTTTTCCCGGATGCCGCGTGACACGACCGGCCACGCGTGGGCAGGGACGCGGGATTCCAGCACATGGCTCGCCTTTTTCCAGCAGGCGGATTTTCCGGGGAAGACCATCAGGTCGGCGGCGCACCAGGTCACCATGGTGGGGCGGAGCCATTCGTGGGCGTCGAGGCGGCGCAGGAAAGCGCTGCCGGGCCGCATCTCCCGGCACGCGGGCAGTACGGGCAGGAGGTGCGCCACCAGCGACCCGCCATGCGGGGAATGCAACAGGGCCGCGCGGTGCAGCGGGAGGGCGGGGGACTGGCGGATCGTTTCACGAGCCACGAGTCCGCCCATGCTGTAGCCGACAAGGTTGAAGGTTTCGCCCCGGGCGGAAAGCTCCGCTGCGAGTTCGGCCGCCACGGTCTCCAGCGACACGCGACCGGAGTTGTTGTATTTCCAAATCCGACACGGGCCGACCGTCTTCTCGATGTGGCGGCGCATCGGCTCCCACCGATCGTGCCACCCCCAGATGCCGTCGAGGATGTAGGTCGTGCTCACGCGATGCTCCCAGTTTTCACCAGCTCGCGGCATGAGGCAAGGTCGAGCTTGCCCGAGCCCAGCAGGGGAATGGACGGCACGACGATCACCTCGCGGGGCGTCCAGAGGTTGGGCAAGCCGGCGCTGCGGAGCGTGGTGGAGATCGTTTCCCGCTCAATGGGGCTGGTCGAGATCAGCACGATCTCCTCGCCTTTTTCCGCATGGGGGCGGCCCAGTACGCAGAGGGTGGGACCGGTGGCACGGGCCGGGATGATTGGGGCGAGCACCTCCTCGATGGCGAGATGGGAGACCATTTCTCCGCCGATCTTGGAGAACCGGCTGAGGCGGCCGGAGATGAAGAGGAATCCCTCGACATCAACCCGGGCCACGTCGCCCGTGATGAACCACCCATCGCGGAATTTCCCGCCTTCGCAGCCCGTAAGATACCCGTCGGCGACATTGATCCCCTTGAGCGCGAGGACGCCTTCGGTAGCTCCCGGGATGGGCAGCTCGGTTTCCGGGTCGAGGAAGCGTGCGGCGAGGCCGGGCAGCAGGCGGCCCACACTGCCAAAGCGGTTGCCGATCTGGATGGAATCCGCCCCGATGCCGCGCGCCGGAGCAGGCATGTTCAGGCAGGCGACGGGGGAGGTTTCCGTCAGCCCGTAACCCTCCATCACCTCGCAGCCGAAGCGCTCGCGGAAGGCTGCCGCGGTTTCCCTGGGCAGCTTCTCCGCTCCGGTCACGACCAGGCGCAGGGTTCCGAAGGCATCGCGCGGGATGCGCTTGATGTAGCTGCGGAGGAAGGTCGGCGTGGAGAGCAGCACGGTCGGCAAACCCTCACGGGCGGCCTGAGCGAGCTTGTCGGCATCGAGCGGAGAGGGCGCAGTAACGACCGAGCGCTGCGCCAGAATGGGGAAGAGCAGGCCCATGGTCAGGCCGAAGCTGTGGAACAACGGCAGCCCGCTCAGGATGCGGTCGCCGGGCTGGAGGAAGCCTGTGTCCACCGCCTGGGCCATGTTACCGAGCACATTGCGATGGGTCAGGGCGACTCCCTTGGGCAGGCCGCTCGTGCCGCTGGTGAAAAGGAGGAGGGCTTCCTCCGTGGCAGTACGGTCGACGTGTCCGGTTATGGCGCGGATGACGCCCCGGGCATAGTCCGTCCACTTCAGCCCGCGCAGGCAATCCTCGACATATCGGACATCGCATGTCCAAGGCAGCTTGGGAAACCGCTGCTGGACGGGATGCGCCGTGATCGTGGTGGTGAGACCCGCCTGCTCGATGCAGGAACTGAGCGCGGCGGACGAAAGGGTCGGGTTCAGGTTGACCGGTACTTTCCCGGCGAAGATCACGCCGAGGTTGGCCAGCGCGCCACCGACTCCCGGAGGCAGGAGAATGCCGACGCGGTCCTCGCGGATCGAGCGCTTCCACGACGAGGCGAGCGCCTGGGCGGCCACGAGGAGGGTGCCGCGTTCCATCGTTTTTCCGCCGACGGGATCGATCACGACATCCTGCCAGAAGTTCCGGCGGAGGCTCTTCGCCAGACGCTGGCCGAGTACGCCCTGGTCGCGTAAAAGAAAGCTCTCGGCTCCCTGCTCAAGCAGGATCTCGCGGACACGCTCCGTCGTGGCTTCCTCCGCCGCGAGCGGCTGGGAGAAGGCGACGCGAACCGTGCGACGGCGCAGGCTCTCGGGGCGTTTGAAGAAGTATTTGCCTCCCGCGAAGGTGTAGATCGATCCCCACAGCCCATCGAGATGAGCCACGACGACGGGAGTTTTGGCGCGGCGGGCGATGAGCTCGAAGCCGCTCTTGAGTTCCATCAGGCAGCCTGTGCGGGTGAGCTGACCCTCGGGAAAGATGCAGACGACTTCCCCGGCGGTGAGGTGCTCGGAGGCGGTGCGAATCGCATCCTTCGCCTTGGTGGCCGAGATCGGCACCGCGCCGAAGAGACGGAGGATGGAACCCAGCAGCGGGGTTTTGAAAAAGGCATCATAGGCCATGAAGCGAATCGGACGCTTGCAGGAGATCGACAGGATGAGCGTGTCGACGTAGCTCACGTGATTGCAGACGAGGAGCACGCCGCCTTTCGCCGGAATGCGATCCGCATGGCGGGCGATCACGCGGTAGTGGCCGCGCGAAATCAGGAGCGTCATCAGGCGCAGAAAGTCACGGCGCGCCAGGTGCAGGCAGAGGAACGACACGAGTAGGAATCCGCCGCCGATGACGAGGAACTGGCTCGACGGCCTGAGGCCGAGCCATCCCGAGGTAAGGGAATACACGCCCACCGCGACCACGCCGGCAATGCTCGAGAGCATGCTGGAGGCGGCGAGAATGCTGCCGCGATCCGCATCCGGCGAACGGTCGACCAGATACGCGCCGAGCGGCACGAGGAACAAGCCGCCAAACACGCCCAGCACACCGAGCACGACGTGGAAAGCGAGGCCCGCCGGAGTGAACGCCAGCACGCCGAGCATGATGGCCAGGCCGAGAGCGCCCACGGGGGCGAGGCCGACGTTGACCGAGTGGCGGTTGGCCCGGGCGGCGGCGATGCTGCCGACCGCGATGCCGAGGCCGAGGACCGCGAGCATGATGCCCGTGGCACGGGCCGCGCCGTGGCCGTCGGGATTCAACTCGCGCCCCACCTGCGAGAGCGAAAGCATCAGCATGCCGCCCGCCAGATAGAACACCGCGTCGCCCAGCGCGGCCTGCCAGATGCCGCGATCGCGGCGGAGCAGCTTGAAGAGATTGCCATGCGACCAGAGCAGCTTCCAACGGAAGGGCGTCGGGTTCGCTGCCTTGCGAGAGGGAACCTTGCGGAAAATCCAGAGCGCGAGCAGGCAGCCCGCCGCCAGGATCACCGTCGAGATCGTGGCGGAAATCCACGGCGTCACATGGGAGGCGAAGCCGTCGATCAACTGGCCTCCCGCGACGCTGCCGACGAGGATCGCTGCCACACACGTCATCTCCATCCAGCCAACCGCCTCGCCGACCTGGTCGCCCGCGACTTCCTTGGCCAACCCTCGCCGGGCCGGACCCATGAGGGCGGATTGCAGGCCGAGCAGAAAGAACGCGCCGAGCGCGATGACGAGCGAGTTGAACGAGGTGCCGACGAGCAGGAAGCCCATCACCGCGAGTTGAAACCAGAGGCAGGCCGACATGACCTTGCGGTTTGGAAAGCTGTCCGCCAGCCAGCCGCTCAGCGGGGCAAAAATCACGAAGGGCGCGACCAGCAGCAGCGCCAGCGCGCTGACCACCCGGGCTGCGCCATCCTGCGGGAGGAGCATCTGCACCAGACCGATCAGCACGAGCTTGATCGCATTGTCATTGAAGGCGACCTGGGCCTGGGCGGTGAGCAGGCCGCTCATCCCGGGTTTCTGAAAGAGTGATTTCATGGGGCGATCATGCGCCCGGGATTTGAATTTACATAATCGATAAATAATGAAGTAATATTGATTTAATCAATAAATGAACGTCCACCATCTGGAGCTCTTCTATTACGTCGCCCGGTACGAGGGGATCGTGGCGGCCTGCCGTCATATTCCCTACGGAATCCAGCAGCCCGCTGTGAGTGCGCAGGTGGCATCGCTGGAGGCGGATCTCGGCGTGCGGCTTTTCGAGCGGCGTCCCTTCCGGCTCACGGCGGCGGGGAAGAGGCTGTACGAGTTTGCGCGGCCCTTCTTCGGGCGGTTGGGCGAGGTGGCCGAGGAGGTGCGCGGTTTTCATACCGATACGCTTCGGCTGGCGGGTCTGACCGAGGTGATGCGCGGCCATGTCCCGGCTATCCTGGCGGAATTGAGGCGCGATTTTCCTGGGCTGAAGGTGGGCTTGCAGGAAATCGACCAGCGCGGAGCGGAGCGTCTGATCGAGGAGGACGAGGCCGATATCGCGATCACCGTGCTGGAGTCGAAATTGCCCCAGGGTTTCCGCACCGTCGTACTTGCCGAACTTCCCCTTTGCCTGCTCGTTTCGCCCGAGACGCGGTTTCACAAGGCCGCCGATTTGCTCAAGGCAGGCGCGGCCGGGGAGATCGGCCTGGTCAGCCTGCCTCCGCATGAACTCCTTCCGCGTCTTTTCCAAAAAGAACTGACCCGGCGAGGGCTGGTCTGGCGGACCGCGATGGAGACGAGTTCCCAGGATCTGGTCACTATTTATGTGCGCAGTGCCTTGGGAGCCGGACTCGCGGTGCAGACGCCGGACCTGATGGCGGCAAAGGACATCCGTGTTCTGCCGCTCGCGGGATTTCCCTCGCTGGCCATCGGCGCCTTCTGGCGTGGATCGCTCGCTCCAGTGGCGGAGAGTTTCCTTGAGCGAATCAAGGCCCGCTCACGGAGCTATACGAGTTCGCTTTAGTGCGCCTCCGCCAGCTTGCCGGGCTTGGGCGTCGCCGGATTTTTCGGCTGCCGTTTTCCGAACCATCCCTGCACCCGTTCAAGGTACAGATAGATGATGGGAGTGATGTAGAGCGTCACCACCTGGGACAGGATCAACCCGCCGACCACCGATAAACCCAGCGGCTGGCGCACGTCGCCGCCTGCGCCGAGTCCGAGAGCGATCGGCAGCGTGCCCATCATTGCCGCCATCGTGGTCATCATGATCGGGCGGAAGCGCACCACGCACGCCTCGAAGATCGCGCGCTCCGGCGGCATCTTGTCTGTGCGCTGCGCCTCCAGGGCGAAGTCGATCATCATGATGGCGTTCTTCTTCACGATGCCGATGAGCATCAGCAATCCGACGAAGCCGTAGACGTTCAGCTCCATGCCGAAGAGCAGCAGCGTCAGCAGCGCGCCGAAGCCTGCGGACGGCAGGCCCGACAGAATCGTCAGTGGATGGACGAAGCTCTCATAAAGGATGCCGAGAATGATATAGATCACGATGATCGCCATGATCAGAAGCAGTCCCAGGTTGCCGAGGGAGGACTGGAAGGCCTGAGCTGTTCCCTGGAACTGCGTGCCAATACTTTCGCCCAGTTCCGTCCTGGCGAGTTGCTGGATGCGCGGCACGACATTGCTGAGCGAGTACCCCTTCGCGAGGTCAAAAGAGATTGTGACAGCAGGCAACTGGCCGAGATGCTGGACGGTCAGCGGGCCGACCTGGGTCTTGAATTTCGCCACAGCCGAGAGGGCAACCAACTGGCCTTGGCTGGATCGCACGTAGAGACGTGAAAGATCCTCCGCTTCGCGCTTGAAATCATCCTTGGCCTCGATGATGACGCGATATTGGTTATTGGGCGTGTAGATGGTTGAAATCTGGCGGGAACCAAAGGCTCCCCCCAGTGCGCGCTCGATTTGCGCCGCGCTTACTCCCAGAGTGGAGGCTTTGTCGCGGTTGATATCGACGAGGACTTGCGGGTTGGTGATTTGTAGATCGGTCGTTACGTCGACGATACCCGGGATATCCCTCATCAGGTTCTCCATCTTTTCCGACGCGCTGTAGAGCTGCTTCAGGTCGGGACCGAAGAGCGTGAACTGATAAAGGCTCTTGGTTTGCATGCCGCCGATGCGAATGGTGGGCGGATTCTGGGGAAAGACCTTCAGTCCCGGAATTCCTGCCAGTTCCCTTCGCATCTGGCGCACCACGGTATCGACCGGTGGCCGTTCGCTACGGGGTTTGAGGGTCACAAACATGCGCCCATTGTTTCCAGCGGAGGCCGAGCCGCCGCCGATGCGCGACATGAAGCCCTCGACCGCGGGATTCTTTGCCACGATCGCAGCTGCCTCCTGCTGCATCTCGACGAGCTTTTCAAAGGCGACGCCTTGCTCGGCTTCCGTCGTGATCATGATGCGGCTGGAGTCCTCATTGGGCAGGAAGCCCTTGGGAACGATGATGAAAAGCCATGCCGTGCCAGCCGCCATGGCGAGAGCCAGGAGGGAAACGATCAGGTGATGCTTGAGGGCGATTCCCAGCGTGCGGCGATACGTGTTCTGCAGTTTCGCGAAGGCTGCCTCCGAGAAGCGGAAGATGGGGTTCCGGCTTTCGCTATGCGCTTGTTTCAGGAACCGGCTGCAAAGCATCGGAGTAAGCGAAAGTGAAACCACGCCGGAGATGAGGATGGCAACGGCGATGGTGACGGCGAACTCATTGAGCAGTCGCCCGAGAATGCCGCCCATGAAAAGCACAGGAATGAATACCGCCGCCAGAGAAAGGGTCATGGAGAGAATGGTAAAGCCAATCTCCCGGCCGCCTTTCAGCGCCGCTTCCATCGGCGACATCCCTTTTTCAAGGTGACGCACGATATTCTCCAGGACGACGATCGCATCGTCGACCACGAAGCCCACAGCAAGAATCAACGCCATCAGCGAGAAGTTGTTCACGCTGAAGCCTAGGAGGTGAATGATCCCGAACGTACCGATGATCGACAGCGGGATGGCTGCACTCGGAATGAGGGTCGCGCGAAGGTTGCGCAGGAAGATGAAAATGACCAGGACGACGAGGATGACCGCCAGAACGAGGGTGAACTCCACGTCGTGCAGCGATTCGCGGATGGAGGTCGAGCGGTCGTAGAGAATGTCGAGGTGCATGCCGCCCGGGAGCTGGGCTTTGTAGGCAGGGAGGAGTTCCAGGATGCGGTCGATCACCGCGACGGTGTTCGCTCCGGGCTGTCGTTGGACGGCGAGCACGACGCCACGCTTGTCGTTGTACCAACCGAAGTTCTTGTCGTTTTCGACGTCGTCGAGCACCGTTGCGATCTGCTTGAGCCGTACGGGATAGCCGTTGCGGTAGGTGACGATGAGCTCGCGAAACTGCGCCGCGTTGGTGAGTTGTGCGGTCGTCTCGATCGTGCGCGACTTGGACCCGGTATCGAGCTCGCCGGTGGCTTCCTTGGAGTTGGCTTCCTTGATGGCGTTCTCCACCTCGTCAATGCCGATTCCCCGCGCAGCCAGCTCGCGAGGATCGACCTTCACGCGCACGGCATATTTTTGCGAACCATACAGATCCACCTGGGCAACTCCCAGCACGGTCGAGAGGCGCTGGGCGATCAGGGTGTCTGCGTATTCGTCGACCTTGCTGTACGGGAGGGTGTCGGAGTAGGCGGCAAGGAGGAGAATTGGCTGCTCCGCCGGGTTGACCTTGCGAAACGACGGAGGTGTCGGCATGTCGGTGGGCAGATTGCCCTGGGCCTGCGAGATGGCCGACTGCACGTCCTGGGCCGCGGCGTCGATATTACGTGAGAGATCAAACTGGATGGTAACCGTGGTCGTTCCCTGCGCGCTGCTCGAGGTCATCGATTCGATGCCGGCAATGGTGGAAAATTCCTTTTCCAAAGGCAGCGCCACCGCTGAGGCCATCGTTTCCGGGCTGGCTCCCGGCAGGCTGGCTGAGACGCTGATCGTCGGAAAGTCGACGCTCGGCAAATCACTTACTGGCATTTGGAGGTAGGCCAGCGAGCCAAAGCCGAGGATGCTCGCCATCACGAGCGTCGTCATGATGGGGCGGCGTACGAAGGGATCGGTGATGCTCATAGGCTACTCCGGGGTCTTGTCGACAGCCGGCACCTCCTCGGCCTTTTGCTGCTTCTTGATATCGACTTTCGAGCCGGGGTTGAGGCGGAGTTGTCCGACCGTGACCACGCGTTCACCGGGTTCGAGTCCTTTTCGGATGATGGAAAGGTTTCCGACCGTTCGCTCCACCTTCACCTTTCTCAGGGTGACGGTGTCGCCCGTCACGACAAAGACCTGCGAGCCTTGCTGTCCCTCCATGACCGCAGTGGATGGAACGACGAGCGCCTGGGGCTGAATGGCCAGCTCCAGCGTGACGTCAACGAACTGGCCGGGCCAGAGCGTTTCATTTTCATTCGGAAACGTTGCTTTGAATGCCACCATGCCGGTGGCGCGATCGACCGCGTTGTCGATGAAATCCAGTGTTCCCGTCCCGAGCAATCTGCCGTTGTCAGGATCGTAGGCGGTGACGACGGGTTTGTTTTTGGCCATCCACTCCCTCACCTCGGCCAGGGTGTTTTCCGGTAGAGAGAAGGTGACATAGATTGGCTGCATCTGATTGATCACCGCGAGGGTGTCGCTATTGGCCTGCACGATATTTCCCGGCTTCAGGAGGGCTGCGCCGGCCCGCCCGTTGATGGGGGCAGTGACCTCCGTCCAATCGAGGGAAAGCTGCGCCTCATTGATGTCGGCCTGCCGTGCGGCCAGCTCGGCTTTAAGCGATTTGGCATTGGAGAGGAATTGCGACGTCTGCTCCTTGGACGCGACACCGCGCTGAATGAGCGTCGTGTAACGCTGTGCCTGCTCGGTGGCATTGGAGGCTGTGGCCTCGGCGATCTCCAGGTTGGCCTTGGCCCGGTCGAGCGCAGCCTGGAATGCACGTGGATCGATGCTGAAAAGCGGTTCGCCTGCCTTCACCTGTGCGCCATCGGCGAAATGCACCTTCAGGATTTCTCCGGCAACCTTGGACTTTAGCTGCACGCTCGCGATCGGCTCCACCGTGCCGATGGCCTTCATCTCGACTGGCATGCCGCGGAGAGCTGCTGCTGAAACCTCGACCGGGATCGGCGGATTGGCCGGAGAACTGGGGCCGGCGGGTTTACCGCACGCGGCCAGGCTGGCGCAGAGGACAAGGAGAGTGGGGATACGAATCTTCATTGAGGGAGAGAGGCAGCGCCGTACAGGAAGCAATCGGCGGCAAAATCGGCGGAGTCGATCAGGAGGGCGTCCGTGTTTTCGCGGATGAACTGGCGGGTCATTTGCAGGGTGATGCCCAAGTACGCCACGGCCAGCAGGCGCGGACTCCCCGGTTTCAATTCAACCCGGGATTGCCCGCGAAGGATGCAATCCTCGATCACGCCGAGATTATGGAGTTTCAGTGCCTCCATTTCCTCCCAGTGCTCCTTGTGGAGTGGCGACTGCTGGACTTGATGCTGATGGAGGAAAATTTCGAAAAATGTCCGGTTCGCATCGTGAAAGGCAAACTGCGCATGAATGCCGCGGCGCAGGCACTCCGCGGCACTTTCCGACGAGGTGAGAGCGGATTCAAAGGCTTTCACCATCTGCGTCATCCGCTCCAGCAGCACGCAGCCGTAGAGATCGGACTTATCGCGGAAATACAGGTAGATCGTACCGACCGCGATCTCGGCTCGCCGGGCGATCATGGTCAACGAGGCATCATGATAGCCGCTCTCGCTGAAAACCTCCTCTGCCGCATTCACGATCCACCGGCGCTGCTCATCCTTGGCCTTCTGTCGAACGACCGAAATCCGGCGGGAAGGAGGTGTGGGTGAATCCGTATTCACAATACTGAACGCAAATTCATTTTCGGCGTTTGTCAAAGGAAGGAGTTGTAAAAAAGTGTATCAGCTCCCGCCTCAGGTCTTTGTGCTATAATGAGAGTACGATGCTCTTGGCGCGATCTCCGCCGAGGCCTCAAGATGGGAAAACTATCTCGATGAAGACCTTCCCGATCACGGATTTTGGCGCGATTCCCGACGGAGTGACCATCAACACGCAGGCCATTCAGGCCGCGGCGATTACCTGCCGCGATGCCGGGGGAGGCGTGGTGCTCGTGCCACCGGGAACATTTGTCACCGGGACCTTTGAACTTTTCAGTCATACGACTCTACAGGTGGACGCGGGAGCGCGTCTCCTCGCCAGTTCAGACCTGAGCGACCATCTGGTTGGAGAATGCAGCGTGGGATTGCTTTACGCGCAGGATGCCGAGGGCATCACGCTCACCGGAGAAGGTATCCTGGATGGTAATGGTGCGCTGCATTTTCACGAGGGGGAATTGCACGGCGGGCATGACGACTACTCGGCGCACGATACCTGGCAGAGGCGCAACGCGTTATCCCATGGAACCAAAGACGCTGTCCACGGCCCGTTCCGGCCGAAGCCGAGGCCGGGCAACATGATCGTCCTGGCCCGGTGCCGCGATGTGCGGATGGAAAAGCTCACGATCATCGGAGCCTCGTACTGGACGATCCATTGCGCGGACTCCGAGCATCTTGTTTTTGAGGGGTTGAACATTGCCAACGACCTGCGCCATCCCAATAACGATGGTATTCACCTGACCACCTGCCGTCATGCTGCGATCCGCCATTGCCGGATCGTGAGCGGCGACGACTGTGTGGCGATCACAGGATTTCGGAACCATGGCGGGGAGCGTGAGATTGCCTTTGGCCTGAGCGGGATCGAGGGCGTAGGCGAGGATATCGAGGTTTCCGACTGCGTCTTCACCAGCCGGTCGTCGGCGGTGCGCATCGGCTACGGGGAGAATCCTGTGCGGAACATCCGCCTCAAGCGGCTCGATATCCGGGAGTCCAACCGCGGCATCGGCATCTACGCCCGGCAGGCGGATGTCGAGGACGTCACAGTGGAGGACTGCACCATCCAGACCCGGCTCTTTCATGGGAACTGGTGGGGGCGGGGAGAGCCAATTCACGTCTCCGCGGTGCGCTTCGGCCACGACCTGCCGCTTTTCCGTATTCGCAACCTGAGCTTCCGCGACATCCAGGCCGAGGGGGAAAACGGTATGCTTTTCTTTGCCGAGGAGCCCGGCGCCATTGAGCACGTACGGCTTGTCCGTGTTTCCAACACGCTGCATCGGGGCGCTCTATACGAGCAATGGGGCGGAAACGTGGAGCTTCGTCCCGTGGCAAATCACGATTGGTCGGTCATGGCCGGGGGGAACGCGCCATTGTGGGCGGTCGGCGTCAAAGACCTCCATTGCGAGGATTGCACCTGGCAGGCCGATGAGGATGCCGTGCTTTCGTCGGAGCCATTTCTCGCCGAGCGCGCCGGATAGCGCGGAACCTCAAGCCGCCTCGGCGTGGAAGATCGCTCCGCCGAGCGCTCCCTCGCGGAGGAGATGGAGCAGGTTCGCGTAGAATCCCCGTGCATAGGCGATCATCGCCTCATCGGCCACCGAGGCCAGAGCTGCCTGCCGCGTCGTAAAGCGGGACACGAGATCGGCATACCACCGTTCGTACTCGCGGTTGAGGGAATGCGTCGTGACAAGATTCCATCCCGATGCCTGAAGCGTGGCGGACATTTTGGCCATG comes from Terrimicrobium sacchariphilum and encodes:
- a CDS encoding cation:proton antiporter, with product MHDTLLQDLAIVMIAAALATVLFRQFRQPVVLGYILAGVLVGPHTPPFALIADEHRIETLAELGVIFLMFALGLEFSFRKLQKVGATAVIGATMEILLMILVGYELGRVFGWSQMDSIFLGAILSISSTTIIIKALEGLGKKNDHFASLIIGILIVEDILAIVMIALLSGFARTGEVSAPEIGMTILSLGSFLGILLVLGLIIVPRLLNYVAKFKSDEMMLVTVIGLCFGVALITVKLGYSVALGAFLIGAIIAESRHIYRIETLMLPVRDLFSAVFFVSIGLMIDPTLILKYAWPILIISMVVIMGKVIACSLGTFVAGNDARTSLRVGMSLAQIGEFSFIIAALGLSLRVTSDFIYPIAVAVSSITTLTTPYLIQASDGLVGWFDRIAPKPLVKGMEAYSLWVGSLTARSGRNMERKILTKLGMQIGINLLMVTGIFIAAAFLYRTVVSQWDHFPGGVDGAKAACWLAAMLISFPLLIAVWRKLEVVAMLISEISVNTAKAGASAAGIQAIITGVITTAATIGLILLILLLSSAVLPSRNLLLLALIVAAITGFFLYRGSVRLYSRAQSALHDTFAEEAEPLPLSPHHAPALPSMLRNAKLETVALPGGSPWEGKQIRELQIRSLTGASIVGIDRAGDSIINPPPDEELTAKDEILLIGRPEQLEAARQLLSSLEEKSAA
- a CDS encoding MFS transporter; this encodes MKSLFQKPGMSGLLTAQAQVAFNDNAIKLVLIGLVQMLLPQDGAARVVSALALLLVAPFVIFAPLSGWLADSFPNRKVMSACLWFQLAVMGFLLVGTSFNSLVIALGAFFLLGLQSALMGPARRGLAKEVAGDQVGEAVGWMEMTCVAAILVGSVAGGQLIDGFASHVTPWISATISTVILAAGCLLALWIFRKVPSRKAANPTPFRWKLLWSHGNLFKLLRRDRGIWQAALGDAVFYLAGGMLMLSLSQVGRELNPDGHGAARATGIMLAVLGLGIAVGSIAAARANRHSVNVGLAPVGALGLAIMLGVLAFTPAGLAFHVVLGVLGVFGGLFLVPLGAYLVDRSPDADRGSILAASSMLSSIAGVVAVGVYSLTSGWLGLRPSSQFLVIGGGFLLVSFLCLHLARRDFLRLMTLLISRGHYRVIARHADRIPAKGGVLLVCNHVSYVDTLILSISCKRPIRFMAYDAFFKTPLLGSILRLFGAVPISATKAKDAIRTASEHLTAGEVVCIFPEGQLTRTGCLMELKSGFELIARRAKTPVVVAHLDGLWGSIYTFAGGKYFFKRPESLRRRTVRVAFSQPLAAEEATTERVREILLEQGAESFLLRDQGVLGQRLAKSLRRNFWQDVVIDPVGGKTMERGTLLVAAQALASSWKRSIREDRVGILLPPGVGGALANLGVIFAGKVPVNLNPTLSSAALSSCIEQAGLTTTITAHPVQQRFPKLPWTCDVRYVEDCLRGLKWTDYARGVIRAITGHVDRTATEEALLLFTSGTSGLPKGVALTHRNVLGNMAQAVDTGFLQPGDRILSGLPLFHSFGLTMGLLFPILAQRSVVTAPSPLDADKLAQAAREGLPTVLLSTPTFLRSYIKRIPRDAFGTLRLVVTGAEKLPRETAAAFRERFGCEVMEGYGLTETSPVACLNMPAPARGIGADSIQIGNRFGSVGRLLPGLAARFLDPETELPIPGATEGVLALKGINVADGYLTGCEGGKFRDGWFITGDVARVDVEGFLFISGRLSRFSKIGGEMVSHLAIEEVLAPIIPARATGPTLCVLGRPHAEKGEEIVLISTSPIERETISTTLRSAGLPNLWTPREVIVVPSIPLLGSGKLDLASCRELVKTGSIA
- a CDS encoding LysR family transcriptional regulator, translated to MNVHHLELFYYVARYEGIVAACRHIPYGIQQPAVSAQVASLEADLGVRLFERRPFRLTAAGKRLYEFARPFFGRLGEVAEEVRGFHTDTLRLAGLTEVMRGHVPAILAELRRDFPGLKVGLQEIDQRGAERLIEEDEADIAITVLESKLPQGFRTVVLAELPLCLLVSPETRFHKAADLLKAGAAGEIGLVSLPPHELLPRLFQKELTRRGLVWRTAMETSSQDLVTIYVRSALGAGLAVQTPDLMAAKDIRVLPLAGFPSLAIGAFWRGSLAPVAESFLERIKARSRSYTSSL